A single window of Candidatus Thorarchaeota archaeon DNA harbors:
- a CDS encoding DMT family transporter, producing the protein MQLSPDVILGTFSGVLGAAFYAISVAIYRKYADRIEAVAVASIKMWIALPFTAVLAFILFYPALPTMSFMTVTLLALSVIFGAVIGDTIYLVSQERIGVSIAFPISMSYPVLTYALTVLFLGEDLIPVRLVGTVVAVSGVIMVSHEQDIGGDEEDSKSYDMLGIGLAFLTSVLYAAGAVILQVGVTDVDPISGNLVRVFFGSIAFIPLFAFARRKGMTTPPKRIVKIIAVAALIGMAIGSILYVNATKLLGAATTSVIVSSAPLFAVPLSVKYLDERVTPLMAAGVILTVLGIALVVLTS; encoded by the coding sequence ATGCAGCTCTCGCCAGATGTCATCTTGGGCACATTTTCAGGAGTCCTTGGTGCTGCATTCTATGCTATATCCGTGGCAATATACAGAAAGTATGCGGATCGTATCGAAGCAGTAGCAGTTGCTTCAATCAAAATGTGGATTGCCCTCCCGTTCACTGCTGTTTTGGCATTTATTCTCTTCTATCCTGCTTTACCAACCATGTCATTCATGACTGTCACCCTGCTTGCACTATCTGTTATCTTTGGAGCGGTCATCGGGGATACAATCTACCTAGTTAGTCAAGAACGCATCGGAGTTTCAATTGCTTTTCCGATATCCATGTCATATCCGGTCTTGACGTATGCGCTAACAGTGCTCTTTCTCGGAGAAGATCTCATCCCCGTAAGATTGGTTGGTACTGTTGTTGCGGTATCAGGAGTCATCATGGTCTCGCACGAACAAGACATAGGTGGCGATGAAGAGGATAGTAAGAGCTATGATATGCTAGGTATTGGCCTTGCATTTTTGACATCGGTACTATACGCTGCTGGCGCGGTTATTCTGCAGGTTGGAGTCACAGATGTAGATCCAATCTCTGGTAATTTGGTCAGGGTGTTTTTTGGCTCAATTGCCTTCATACCACTTTTTGCTTTCGCTAGAAGAAAAGGCATGACAACACCACCAAAAAGAATTGTGAAGATTATAGCGGTAGCAGCACTAATTGGAATGGCTATTGGATCCATCCTGTATGTGAATGCCACCAAGCTTCTCGGTGCAGCTACTACGTCCGTTATCGTTTCTTCAGCGCCGCTTTTTGCAGTTCCACTCTCTGTCAAATATCTTGATGAACGCGTAACGCCATTGATGGCTGCTGGTGTAATTCTTACCGTACTTGGTATTGCCCTAGTGGTTCTTACTTCGTAA
- a CDS encoding M20/M25/M40 family metallo-hydrolase, which yields MSNPILDYLEKHLDDAIADLRDLCSIPSVAAKGEHIDEAAQKVMHLLESVGLETSIHQTSGSPVVTGEIDIGANKTLLFYNHYDVQPAEPFDLWETPPFEMNRRDGRLYGRGVADNKGDLITRVWALKAFQETNTNLPVNIKFLAEGEEEIGSPHLNEFVKENRDFLRADGGIWEFGSTDIDGNQEMWLGLKGLLYVQLEIERLAMDAHSSYACMLPSAVYRLVWALNSLRNEDNQILIDGFYDDVKPLSKAEQKAIENINMHEKDVREFYDIPEFLDGMRGIELKKAFYNAPTCNIAGIDSGWQGSGAKTVLPAKALVKIDFRLVESMRPEDILRKLRNHLDRKGFTDIRIAWNHGYPAAKTPIGHPFVDIVRKATEQAFGHGPVVHPTSPGSGPLYLFKGLVPMVSVGCGDFESRVHSPNESILVDNFLKASQRIVAVIQQMEQETF from the coding sequence ATGAGTAATCCAATTCTTGATTATCTTGAGAAGCATCTAGACGATGCAATTGCTGATTTGAGAGATTTGTGCTCGATTCCCTCAGTTGCAGCAAAAGGCGAACACATAGATGAAGCGGCGCAAAAGGTCATGCACCTGCTTGAGTCTGTTGGACTTGAGACTTCTATTCACCAAACATCGGGAAGTCCTGTTGTCACGGGTGAGATCGACATTGGAGCTAACAAAACCCTCTTGTTCTATAATCACTATGATGTACAGCCTGCTGAACCTTTCGATCTTTGGGAAACACCACCTTTCGAGATGAACCGGCGGGATGGTAGACTCTATGGCAGAGGCGTTGCAGATAACAAGGGTGACCTAATCACCCGTGTATGGGCCCTCAAAGCATTCCAAGAAACTAACACGAACCTTCCAGTCAATATCAAATTCCTCGCTGAAGGAGAGGAAGAAATCGGTAGTCCGCACCTGAACGAGTTTGTGAAGGAAAACCGCGATTTTCTACGGGCTGATGGTGGTATCTGGGAATTCGGTAGCACAGACATAGACGGCAATCAGGAAATGTGGTTGGGTCTCAAAGGTTTATTGTACGTACAGCTAGAAATCGAACGATTGGCTATGGATGCCCATTCATCTTACGCATGTATGCTACCATCAGCTGTCTACCGTCTTGTGTGGGCTCTAAACTCGCTCAGAAATGAAGATAACCAGATCCTGATTGACGGTTTCTATGACGACGTGAAACCGCTTTCCAAAGCTGAACAGAAAGCTATTGAGAACATCAACATGCACGAAAAAGATGTGCGGGAGTTCTATGATATCCCCGAATTTCTCGACGGTATGAGAGGGATCGAATTGAAGAAAGCCTTCTACAATGCACCAACATGTAATATTGCGGGCATAGATAGTGGCTGGCAGGGGAGTGGGGCAAAAACCGTACTGCCAGCAAAGGCCTTGGTCAAAATCGACTTCCGACTTGTCGAATCGATGCGGCCAGAAGACATACTGCGAAAGCTACGAAATCATCTAGATAGGAAGGGATTCACGGATATCAGAATCGCTTGGAACCATGGTTATCCAGCGGCCAAAACACCGATAGGTCATCCATTTGTTGACATAGTCCGAAAAGCAACAGAACAGGCATTCGGTCATGGTCCAGTCGTGCATCCAACGAGCCCAGGTTCTGGCCCGCTATATCTATTCAAAGGATTGGTACCAATGGTTTCTGTTGGCTGTGGTGATTTCGAATCAAGAGTACACTCACCAAACGAGTCTATTCTTGTTGATAACTTCCTGAAGGCATCACAACGAATAGTAGCCGTAATCCAGCAAATGGAGCAAGAAACCTTCTAG
- a CDS encoding tetratricopeptide repeat protein: protein MEEAPSKWYQSAASWGLGQVAAHRMDYTIASNWFRKGLNLAESIADQWYTAWNAFGLGNSLRGIGQLSEAKGNLQKALSSFQAQNQQTFASWVERAYSEIAGDSQLRDRKEAKPWLCPMCGSKFSPELAQKLRSEHIIACEYCGTSVG, encoded by the coding sequence TTGGAGGAAGCACCTAGTAAATGGTATCAATCTGCAGCCAGCTGGGGACTTGGTCAGGTTGCAGCCCATCGAATGGATTACACAATTGCTTCAAACTGGTTCAGGAAGGGCCTGAATCTCGCTGAAAGTATTGCTGACCAATGGTATACTGCTTGGAACGCTTTTGGTCTAGGAAACTCATTGCGGGGAATAGGTCAGCTTTCTGAAGCCAAGGGTAATCTGCAAAAAGCGCTATCAAGCTTCCAAGCTCAGAATCAGCAAACATTTGCATCATGGGTCGAAAGGGCTTACTCTGAGATTGCTGGTGATTCTCAATTAAGAGACAGAAAAGAAGCAAAGCCTTGGCTATGTCCAATGTGTGGATCAAAATTTTCTCCGGAATTAGCACAGAAATTGCGCTCTGAACATATCATTGCCTGTGAATACTGCGGCACCAGTGTTGGCTAG
- a CDS encoding long-chain fatty acid--CoA ligase, with product MREIPRDWSWIGNWAGRRATLTPDKKAFLDNTTEKSYSYADMEDRANRVARILRNYGIKKGDRIATYSKNRFEMIDLFLATGKIGAILVPFNIRLAPREVEYLLGKTKPSLLVYDSDIGERFEEVRPDIDILSMGESLKGDDPDINELMSEQSSEPVERPKLEFDDPHMIVFTGGTTGLPKGAILSHRLIFWNSVNTCMSWGLRPDDIQPLLFPLFHTGGWNVLLVPFYHMGAKTILMGDFDPNETLRVIEDEECTIVIGVPTMFQMMPQQEKFKETDFSSVRVFISGGAPCPVAIMENYWNRGKLFKMGYGLTEVGPNNFYLPIDEIKEKPNSVGYPVMHCDMKIVDKNGNEVPQGDVGELLLKGPHIFSGYWDEPEETKKTIEPDGWVHTGDLCEQDETGAYYIVGREKDMFISGGENIYPPEIEDVLYKHPAVMEAAVIGVPHEKWGEVGKAFIMLKPNKSATVEEIRDYLDGKLAKYKIPKHYEIRKDLPMSAAGKILKRELEKEEES from the coding sequence ATGAGAGAAATACCACGTGACTGGTCATGGATTGGAAATTGGGCCGGAAGAAGGGCCACACTAACTCCGGATAAGAAAGCCTTTCTCGATAATACAACTGAAAAATCCTATTCATACGCAGATATGGAAGATAGAGCCAACAGAGTAGCTCGGATCCTTCGTAACTATGGCATCAAGAAGGGAGACAGAATAGCAACGTATTCCAAGAACCGTTTCGAAATGATCGACCTTTTCCTTGCAACTGGCAAGATAGGAGCTATTCTTGTTCCATTCAATATTCGATTAGCACCTAGAGAAGTTGAATACCTTCTTGGCAAGACTAAACCATCCCTCCTTGTCTATGATTCGGACATAGGCGAAAGATTCGAGGAAGTCAGGCCAGATATTGATATTCTGAGTATGGGTGAGTCTCTCAAGGGCGATGACCCGGATATCAACGAGTTGATGTCTGAACAATCATCTGAGCCAGTAGAAAGACCAAAACTCGAATTCGACGACCCGCACATGATTGTATTTACAGGTGGTACCACGGGTCTTCCCAAAGGAGCTATTCTCTCGCACAGATTGATATTCTGGAACTCAGTCAATACTTGCATGAGTTGGGGGCTTCGGCCTGATGATATCCAGCCGTTACTGTTTCCGCTTTTCCATACAGGTGGCTGGAATGTCCTCCTTGTCCCTTTCTACCATATGGGAGCAAAAACAATTCTCATGGGAGACTTCGACCCTAACGAGACACTGCGAGTTATCGAAGATGAGGAATGTACCATTGTGATTGGTGTGCCCACTATGTTTCAGATGATGCCTCAGCAAGAGAAGTTCAAGGAAACTGATTTCAGCTCGGTCAGAGTTTTCATTAGTGGAGGTGCCCCATGCCCCGTTGCAATAATGGAGAATTACTGGAACCGGGGTAAACTTTTCAAGATGGGCTATGGTCTGACCGAAGTTGGCCCCAACAACTTTTACCTTCCAATAGACGAAATCAAAGAAAAACCCAACTCTGTGGGCTACCCAGTTATGCACTGTGACATGAAGATTGTGGACAAAAATGGTAACGAGGTTCCGCAGGGTGATGTTGGAGAGCTGCTTCTGAAAGGGCCGCACATATTCTCAGGATACTGGGATGAACCAGAGGAAACGAAGAAGACAATTGAACCTGACGGTTGGGTTCACACCGGCGACCTCTGCGAACAAGACGAAACCGGAGCGTATTATATCGTTGGTCGGGAAAAAGACATGTTCATCTCTGGCGGAGAGAACATTTACCCTCCAGAAATCGAAGATGTCCTCTACAAGCATCCAGCTGTCATGGAGGCCGCGGTCATTGGAGTACCCCATGAAAAATGGGGTGAAGTGGGGAAGGCATTCATTATGTTGAAACCCAACAAATCTGCAACAGTTGAAGAAATAAGAGACTATTTAGATGGTAAACTGGCGAAGTACAAAATCCCCAAGCACTATGAAATCAGAAAGGATCTCCCTATGAGTGCAGCGGGTAAGATACTGAAGCGTGAACTGGAAAAGGAGGAGGAATCATAG